Part of the Virgibacillus natechei genome is shown below.
CATTTTCTTATTTTACATATCAGTTTATACAGGCCAAAAAGAGCAATGAACATAGCTAAGGCTAATAAACAAAGATTGATGTAATACCATATCCCACTGCCTAGAAAATCAAGCGGGGTGCTAGCGGTAGGAGTATGGGAAAGAAATAGATAATTGGAATTCAATACGGGATTAATAATCAATCCGGTAATGGCAGCATATAGCAGTAAATAACCGTATGCTTCCATAGTAGATTTAAAAGTGATCGCGACCGAACGTGTTATAACAAGGAAGATACTCACCCATGATATAACCATATGCTGAATGAAAAACATCAAGAAACGAAAGTGTGGGAATTCATAATGTAGTTCAGGTGTTAGCAGTGCCATAACTGCAGGGATCAATCCGATAAAAAAGGTGAA
Proteins encoded:
- a CDS encoding YwaF family protein, with the protein product MREWFLNLEGEPFTWFGTSHIAMLFIYVIGLIILLLTYKKIKANRSLYNSTRWTLFGLLVLSEASYHIWASINGIWTAEYYIPLHLCSMAGITATIALVTHNKKLIIFTFFIGLIPAVMALLTPELHYEFPHFRFLMFFIQHMVISWVSIFLVITRSVAITFKSTMEAYGYLLLYAAITGLIINPVLNSNYLFLSHTPTASTPLDFLGSGIWYYINLCLLALAMFIALFGLYKLICKIRKC